In one Solanum dulcamara chromosome 1, daSolDulc1.2, whole genome shotgun sequence genomic region, the following are encoded:
- the LOC129890789 gene encoding MYB-like transcription factor EOBI, translated as MDHFGLRREASIDSNDTKGDENNSNLDLKRGSWTVEEDFTLMNHVAVHGEGRWNSLARSAGLKRTGKSCRLRWLNYLRPDVRRGNITLEEQLLILQLHSRWGNRWSKIAQHLPGRTDNEIKNYWRTRVQKQAKQLKCDVNSKEFKDTLNYLWIPRLVERIQASYNSNNQVNIQQTNDNIISNNNILPNYSSTTTTTSSENSIVTQISDMSDNCYTNYPLNQGDYGEILISPTGDYFQQGALDFRTVDIINDNNNDQQNMSQLFLDDHVSDNLWNIDDLLFLQQQLN; from the exons ATGGATCATTTTGGTTTGAGAAGAGAAGCTAGTATTGATAGTAACGATACAAAAGGCGATGAAAACAATAGTAATTTGGACCTAAAAAGAGGTTCATGGACTGTTGAAGAAGATTTCACTCTTATGAATCATGTTGCTGTTCATGGTGAAGGCCGTTGGAATTCCCTCGCTCGTTCAGCAG GTTTAAAGAGAACAGGGAAAAGCTGCAGATTAAGATGGCTTAATTATCTTAGACCAGATGTTCGACGTGGAAATATTACACTTGAAGAACAATTGTTGATTCTTCAACTTCATTCTCGTTGGGGCAATAG GTGGTCGAAAATTGCACAACATTTGCCAGGAAGAACAGATAACGAGATAAAAAATTACTGGAGAACCCGAGTGCAAAAACAAGCCAAACAACTAAAATGTGATGTGAATAGCAAAGAATTCAAAGATACGTTGAATTATCTTTGGATTCCAAGGCTTGTTGAGAGAATTCAAGCTTCTTACAATTCAAATAATCAAGTGAATATTCAACAAACAAATGATAATAttattagtaataataatattcttccaaattattctagtacaacaacaacaacttcaTCAGAAAACTCAATTGTGACACAAATTTCAGACATGTCTGATAATTGCTACACTAATTACCCTCTTAATCAAGGTGATTATGGGGAAATCTTGATTAGTCCCACAGGTGATTATTTTCAACAAGGTGCACTAGACTTCAGAACAGTGGATAttattaatgataataataatgatcaACAAAATATGAGCCAATTATTTTTGGATGATCATGTTTCAGACAATTTGTGGAACATTGATGATTTGTTGTttttacaacaacaactcaATTAA
- the LOC129883533 gene encoding serine carboxypeptidase-like 26 isoform X1 — MEPSNAKNTKNILLIFVFLICWSNVFSRTQEDDKVTKLPGQPNSPQVSQFSGYITVNKTHGRALFYWFFQSQFDSSKKPLLLWLNGGPGCSSIGYGAAVELGPLLVQNNGAGLDFNKHSWNNEANLLFLESPIGVGFSYTNTSSDLTNLDDDFAAEDAYNFLVNWLERFPEFKNREFFISGESYAGHYVPQLAELVYNRNKDSKKYPYINLKGFIVGNPETNDYYDYKGILEYAWSHAILYDSEYQKAKQVCNFKGSNWSDACNDAMQVLWDKYNEIDIYNIYGPKCLVNSSSSSASDIVNTNDASQIKLQAPNYGFRRMKRIPGGYDPCYTAFTEKYFNRLDVQIALHANTEGSQAKKKWKSCSDPVFHMYNYNVFSILPVYERLIKGGLKIWIFSGDADGRVPVIGTRDCVEALNLTLKSPWHSWFHNQQVAGRVVEYEGLTFVTVRGAGHLVPLYMPSEGLALIHSFLTGEELPSHR, encoded by the exons ATGGAACCTTCAAATGCAAAGAACACCAAAAACATCTTACTAATATTTGTGTTCCTCATTTGTTGGAGTAATGTTTTTTCAAGAACTCAAGAAGATGACAAAGTAACAAAGCTGCCTGGGCAACCCAATAGCCCACAAGTCTCACAATTTTCTGGTTACATCACAGTCAATAAAACTCATGGAAGGGCTCTTTTTTACTGGTTTTTTCAATCTCAGTTTGATTCTTCCAAGAAACCCCTTCTCCTATGGCTTAATGGAG GGCCTGGTTGCTCTTCAATTGGATATGGTGCTGCTGTAGAGTTGGGACCTCTGCTAGTTCAAAACAATGGGGCTGGTCTTGACTTCAACAAGCATTCTTGGAATAACG AAGCCAATTTACTGTTTTTGGAGTCACCAATTGGGGTGGGATTCTCATACACCAATACGTCCTCCGATTTAACCAACTTAGATGATGACTTTGCTG CTGAAGATGCTTACAATTTCCTGGTGAATTGGCTGGAAAGGTTCCCCGAGTTCAAAAACCGCGAATTTTTCATATCAGGAGAGAGCTATGCAG GACACTATGTGCCCCAGTTGGCAGAGCTCGTCTACAACCGAAATAAAGATAGCAAAAAGTATCCATATATTAATCTCAAAGGTTTCATC GTCGGAAATCCTGAAACGAACGATTACTATGATTATAAAGGGATATTGGAATATGCTTGGAGCCATGCAATACTGTACGATTCGGAGTATCAGAAAGCCAAACAAGTATGCAATTTCAAGGGCTCCAACTGGTCCGACGCGTGTAATGATGCTATGCAAGTGTTATGGGATAAATATAATGAAATTGATATCTACAACATTTATGGTCCCAAGTGTCTCGTGaactcttcctcttcttcagcTAGTGATATCGTTAATACAAACGACGCTTCTCAAATCAAG TTGCAGGCACCTAATTATGGGTTCAGGAGGATGAAACGAATTCCGGGGGGTTATGACCCCTGCTATACTGCGTTCACCGAAAAGTATTTCAATAGGCTAGATGTTCAAATTGCTCTTCACGCAAACACTGAGGGAAGTCAAGCTAAAAAGAAATGGAAAAGTTGCAG TGATCCTGTGTTTCATATGTACAACTACAATGTGTTCTCTATCTTGCCAGTATACGAAAGGCTCATCAAAGGGGGCCTGAAGATTTGGATTTTTAG TGGCGATGCAGATGGACGAGTGCCAGTAATTGGGACGAGAGACTGCGTTGAAGCTCTTAATCTGACTCTGAAGTCCCCATGGCATTCTTGGTTCCACAATCAGCAG GTGGCAGGACGGGTAGTAGAGTACGAAGGGCTGACATTCGTGACAGTAAGAGGAGCTGGTCATCTAGTACCTCTATACATGCCAAGTGAAGGTTTAGCCCTCATCCATTCTTTCTTAACTGGTGAAGAACTCCCATCTCATAGATAA
- the LOC129883533 gene encoding serine carboxypeptidase-like 26 isoform X2 translates to MEPSNAKNTKNILLIFVFLICWSNVFSRTQEDDKVTKLPGQPNSPQVSQFSGYITVNKTHGRALFYWFFQSQFDSSKKPLLLWLNGGPGCSSIGYGAAVELGPLLVQNNGAGLDFNKHSWNNEANLLFLESPIGVGFSYTNTSSDLTNLDDDFAAEDAYNFLVNWLERFPEFKNREFFISGESYAGHYVPQLAELVYNRNKDSKKYPYINLKGFIVGNPETNDYYDYKGILEYAWSHAILYDSEYQKAKQVCNFKGSNWSDACNDAMQVLWDKYNEIDIYNIYGPKCLVNSSSSSASDIVNTNDASQIKAPNYGFRRMKRIPGGYDPCYTAFTEKYFNRLDVQIALHANTEGSQAKKKWKSCSDPVFHMYNYNVFSILPVYERLIKGGLKIWIFSGDADGRVPVIGTRDCVEALNLTLKSPWHSWFHNQQVAGRVVEYEGLTFVTVRGAGHLVPLYMPSEGLALIHSFLTGEELPSHR, encoded by the exons ATGGAACCTTCAAATGCAAAGAACACCAAAAACATCTTACTAATATTTGTGTTCCTCATTTGTTGGAGTAATGTTTTTTCAAGAACTCAAGAAGATGACAAAGTAACAAAGCTGCCTGGGCAACCCAATAGCCCACAAGTCTCACAATTTTCTGGTTACATCACAGTCAATAAAACTCATGGAAGGGCTCTTTTTTACTGGTTTTTTCAATCTCAGTTTGATTCTTCCAAGAAACCCCTTCTCCTATGGCTTAATGGAG GGCCTGGTTGCTCTTCAATTGGATATGGTGCTGCTGTAGAGTTGGGACCTCTGCTAGTTCAAAACAATGGGGCTGGTCTTGACTTCAACAAGCATTCTTGGAATAACG AAGCCAATTTACTGTTTTTGGAGTCACCAATTGGGGTGGGATTCTCATACACCAATACGTCCTCCGATTTAACCAACTTAGATGATGACTTTGCTG CTGAAGATGCTTACAATTTCCTGGTGAATTGGCTGGAAAGGTTCCCCGAGTTCAAAAACCGCGAATTTTTCATATCAGGAGAGAGCTATGCAG GACACTATGTGCCCCAGTTGGCAGAGCTCGTCTACAACCGAAATAAAGATAGCAAAAAGTATCCATATATTAATCTCAAAGGTTTCATC GTCGGAAATCCTGAAACGAACGATTACTATGATTATAAAGGGATATTGGAATATGCTTGGAGCCATGCAATACTGTACGATTCGGAGTATCAGAAAGCCAAACAAGTATGCAATTTCAAGGGCTCCAACTGGTCCGACGCGTGTAATGATGCTATGCAAGTGTTATGGGATAAATATAATGAAATTGATATCTACAACATTTATGGTCCCAAGTGTCTCGTGaactcttcctcttcttcagcTAGTGATATCGTTAATACAAACGACGCTTCTCAAATCAAG GCACCTAATTATGGGTTCAGGAGGATGAAACGAATTCCGGGGGGTTATGACCCCTGCTATACTGCGTTCACCGAAAAGTATTTCAATAGGCTAGATGTTCAAATTGCTCTTCACGCAAACACTGAGGGAAGTCAAGCTAAAAAGAAATGGAAAAGTTGCAG TGATCCTGTGTTTCATATGTACAACTACAATGTGTTCTCTATCTTGCCAGTATACGAAAGGCTCATCAAAGGGGGCCTGAAGATTTGGATTTTTAG TGGCGATGCAGATGGACGAGTGCCAGTAATTGGGACGAGAGACTGCGTTGAAGCTCTTAATCTGACTCTGAAGTCCCCATGGCATTCTTGGTTCCACAATCAGCAG GTGGCAGGACGGGTAGTAGAGTACGAAGGGCTGACATTCGTGACAGTAAGAGGAGCTGGTCATCTAGTACCTCTATACATGCCAAGTGAAGGTTTAGCCCTCATCCATTCTTTCTTAACTGGTGAAGAACTCCCATCTCATAGATAA